In Chloroflexota bacterium, the following are encoded in one genomic region:
- a CDS encoding ABC transporter ATP-binding protein, with product MGSAIISLQKVSRIYRLGPVEVPALIDATLDVGEGEFVAIVGPSGSGKTTMMNILGCLDRPSSGRYLFDGVAVDGLTDDQLAIVRSRGIGFIFQNYSLLPRTTALENVATPLLYQGVARAERLRRAREALERVGLADRLSHYPSELSGGQQQRVAVARAIVTEPRMVLADEPTGNLDSRTGAEVMSLLHELNEAGRTIVLITHEREVAEAAGRQIHLRDGQVAA from the coding sequence ATGGGTAGCGCGATCATCTCGCTCCAGAAGGTGAGCCGCATCTACCGGCTGGGGCCGGTCGAGGTGCCGGCGCTCATCGACGCCACCCTGGATGTCGGCGAGGGCGAGTTCGTCGCCATCGTCGGGCCGTCAGGCTCGGGCAAGACGACGATGATGAACATCCTCGGCTGCCTGGACCGGCCGAGCTCCGGCCGCTATCTCTTCGATGGGGTCGCAGTCGACGGACTGACCGATGACCAGCTGGCCATCGTCCGCAGTCGAGGCATCGGCTTCATCTTCCAAAACTACAGCCTCCTGCCGCGGACCACCGCCCTCGAGAACGTGGCGACGCCGCTGCTCTACCAGGGGGTTGCACGGGCGGAGCGGCTGCGCCGCGCGCGAGAGGCGCTCGAGCGCGTCGGCTTGGCGGATCGGCTCAGCCACTACCCCTCCGAGCTGTCGGGAGGACAGCAGCAGCGGGTGGCTGTGGCACGCGCCATCGTGACCGAGCCGCGCATGGTGCTGGCCGATGAGCCGACCGGCAACCTCGACTCGCGTACCGGGGCCGAGGTCATGAGCCTGCTCCACGAGCTGAACGAAGCGGGACGCACGATCGTGCTCATCACCCATGAGCGCGAGGTGGCCGAAGCGGCGGGCCGGCAGATCCACCTGCGAGATGGGCAGGTGGCGGCATGA
- a CDS encoding ABC transporter permease → MSVRELIVLSLQRIGANPLRSALTMLGVIIGVASVVAVVAVGQGSGVRISSSISALGTNLLTISAGGQFNGLVRGAAGSASTLSLEDAAAIAELASVAAVAPTATTQQVVAYGDENTTTTITGTTSSYLGIRAYEIWQGSFLNEAAEDYSLRVAVLGADTAETLGLDADDLGSQIRIGGLPFTVIGILQPKGGVGGATDDVVFVPLATLAHQLVGGDSLSSISVSVVEGNSTSAASSLVSALLRARHGINDSQDSDFSVASHDQLLEVATSVSDTLTLLLVAIGSISLVVGGIGIMNIMLVSVRERTREIGIRKAIGAKRRDVLAQFLVEAVVLSVLGGILGVAMGALASFVIGQVAGWGFVFSLPTVGIALGFSALIGIVFGVWPARQAAVLDPIVALRYE, encoded by the coding sequence ATGAGCGTCCGCGAGTTGATCGTGCTCTCGCTGCAGCGCATCGGCGCCAACCCGTTGCGGAGCGCACTGACCATGCTCGGCGTGATCATCGGGGTCGCTTCGGTGGTCGCGGTCGTGGCGGTCGGTCAAGGGTCCGGAGTACGCATCAGTAGTTCGATCAGCGCATTGGGCACGAACCTGCTAACGATCAGCGCTGGCGGCCAATTCAACGGATTGGTGCGCGGCGCGGCAGGGAGCGCCAGCACGCTCAGCCTCGAGGATGCCGCGGCGATCGCGGAGCTGGCATCGGTGGCCGCCGTGGCGCCGACCGCAACAACCCAACAGGTGGTTGCCTATGGCGACGAGAACACGACGACCACGATCACGGGCACCACCAGCTCCTACCTCGGTATCCGCGCCTACGAGATCTGGCAGGGATCGTTCCTGAATGAAGCTGCCGAGGACTACTCGCTGCGCGTTGCGGTCCTGGGGGCCGACACCGCTGAGACGCTGGGACTGGACGCGGATGACCTCGGCAGCCAGATCCGCATCGGCGGCCTGCCGTTTACCGTGATTGGCATCCTTCAACCGAAGGGTGGAGTCGGGGGCGCCACCGATGATGTCGTGTTCGTGCCGCTGGCCACCCTGGCGCATCAATTGGTCGGCGGGGACAGCCTGAGCAGCATCAGTGTCAGCGTGGTCGAGGGAAATAGCACGAGCGCAGCGAGCTCCCTGGTCTCGGCCCTGCTGCGGGCACGCCACGGGATCAATGACTCGCAGGACAGCGACTTCAGCGTGGCCAGCCACGATCAGCTGCTGGAGGTGGCCACGTCCGTCTCGGACACGCTGACACTGCTGCTGGTCGCCATCGGCTCGATCTCGCTGGTGGTGGGCGGGATCGGGATCATGAACATCATGCTGGTCAGCGTTCGAGAACGAACGCGAGAGATCGGCATCCGCAAGGCAATCGGTGCCAAGCGCCGCGATGTTCTCGCTCAATTCCTGGTCGAGGCCGTTGTTCTGTCGGTCCTCGGCGGGATTCTGGGCGTGGCCATGGGCGCGCTGGCGTCGTTTGTTATTGGTCAGGTCGCGGGCTGGGGTTTCGTCTTCAGCCTCCCGACCGTCGGCATCGCCCTGGGCTTCAGCGCCCTGATCGGCATCGTCTTCGGAGTCTGGCCGGCGCGCCAAGCAGCCGTGCTCGACCCGATCGTGGCGCTTCGCTACGAGTGA
- a CDS encoding GIY-YIG nuclease family protein, whose product MLTTVRRTFAALLHDTLGLRGIPRHPARPERFANYGLSPEHDQLLTGWMRSRLALAVWSAVGSASLIATERAVLQRWQPPLNLKDVQTPWSATISAARRVMAAEARAYAARPAP is encoded by the coding sequence GTGCTCACCACCGTGCGCCGCACCTTCGCCGCGCTGCTTCACGACACCCTGGGCTTGCGTGGCATACCCCGCCACCCGGCGCGTCCCGAGCGCTTCGCCAATTACGGACTGTCGCCCGAGCATGACCAGCTGCTGACAGGCTGGATGCGCTCGCGGCTGGCGCTGGCCGTGTGGTCAGCCGTCGGCTCGGCGAGCCTGATCGCGACCGAGCGAGCTGTTCTGCAGCGCTGGCAGCCGCCCCTCAACCTCAAGGACGTCCAGACGCCGTGGTCGGCCACGATCAGCGCGGCGAGGCGCGTGATGGCCGCCGAGGCGCGGGCCTATGCGGCCCGGCCAGCCCCGTAA
- a CDS encoding metallophosphoesterase, with product MPLFFKRSDTPGSGFLRIIQAADFHGSTMAWRKFMAAAKQHQAQHAIVSGDLTGKAIVPIIRTGDRWEGWLFGHREVAETEAELAAFKAKIERVGFYDHVCELDEAKALDADKDRLHALFVEKMNERLQSWLQFAGEYLEPLGIPLWVIPGNDDDLSVDPILNAAEYARNVDHQVVEIDEHHELVSMGDTSMTPWECPRDYPESHMRVAVRDLVEKIRNPTGAIFNFHCPPFNTKIDQAPALKPNLEIEHEAGQVMMTSAGSPAIRRAVEEVQPLLSLHGHIHEARGVQKLGRTVALNPGSEYAEGIMKAAVVNLEPARVKGYMLISG from the coding sequence ATGCCACTCTTCTTCAAACGCTCCGACACGCCGGGCTCCGGCTTCCTGCGCATCATCCAGGCCGCGGACTTCCACGGTTCGACCATGGCCTGGCGGAAGTTCATGGCCGCGGCGAAGCAGCATCAGGCCCAGCACGCCATCGTCTCCGGCGACCTGACCGGAAAGGCCATTGTGCCGATCATCCGGACGGGAGACCGATGGGAGGGTTGGCTGTTCGGCCACCGCGAGGTGGCTGAGACCGAAGCCGAGCTCGCCGCGTTCAAAGCCAAGATCGAGAGAGTCGGCTTCTACGACCACGTGTGCGAGCTCGACGAGGCGAAGGCCCTTGACGCCGACAAGGATCGTCTGCACGCGCTCTTTGTGGAGAAGATGAATGAGCGGCTGCAGTCATGGCTCCAGTTCGCCGGCGAGTACTTGGAGCCACTCGGGATTCCACTCTGGGTGATCCCCGGCAACGACGATGACCTCAGCGTAGATCCGATCCTCAACGCGGCGGAGTACGCCCGCAACGTTGACCATCAGGTCGTCGAGATCGACGAGCACCACGAGCTGGTCAGCATGGGCGACACCTCGATGACGCCCTGGGAGTGCCCCCGCGACTACCCCGAATCGCACATGCGTGTCGCAGTTCGCGACCTGGTGGAGAAGATCCGAAATCCAACCGGGGCGATCTTCAACTTCCATTGCCCGCCGTTCAACACGAAGATCGACCAGGCGCCAGCACTCAAACCTAACCTTGAGATCGAGCACGAGGCCGGGCAGGTGATGATGACCTCGGCCGGCTCACCGGCGATCCGGCGAGCCGTGGAGGAGGTCCAGCCACTCCTGTCGCTGCACGGTCACATCCACGAAGCACGGGGCGTGCAGAAGCTTGGCCGCACCGTCGCCCTCAATCCGGGCTCGGAGTACGCTGAGGGCATCATGAAGGCGGCCGTCGTCAATCTCGAGCCGGCCCGCGTGAAGGGCTACATGCTGATCAGCGGATGA
- a CDS encoding APC family permease — protein sequence MSPTVGAPRLFVRKTSGLIRTIGVGGALVFGVHCISLSSSGILTFYSVPGLWPGANILVVLTLAAVLCAMHAYTFSQIGAAAPRAGADYTLASRTLTPWLAFPASFALVLFSGLVAGSLIAWIPTVALPALLRASGVLYNAAWATSLADFSASTTGILVFGTVGVLITLVTLFYPTRTVVRMMGIGFVLGLVAWAVILFAFGTGSEQSFQSGWNQSVPSLPYDQVIPTAESNGMVLDTSFGNTAIAGLIMGFWIFYGYYIPTFFAGEVKEAPRTLLSGAWGSLAVTWAIFTGGVLLFTRFVPQDWMAAQGYLFINGVEGANPFVTFYASVLQPNVLLFLLMAVGFIYTLINLAQTYFFYASRIMFAWAFDRVVPEWIAEVHPETGSPRNAVMTIAVLAELGVLASAFFSVLFVQLNFVFYAAITMTVPIVAAIVYPYRKRQLWETGAGHVRAMIFGLPSMTVVGIGTLAFILLLVASPFIWPAVGFGEQQGAAVAVFVSIIIVGLVIFAVARWYRQREEGLDIMATFAEIPPA from the coding sequence ATGTCGCCCACGGTAGGGGCGCCTCGCCTGTTCGTGCGGAAGACGTCCGGTCTGATCCGCACGATCGGGGTGGGCGGCGCGCTCGTCTTCGGCGTTCACTGCATCTCCCTCTCGTCGTCGGGGATCCTCACCTTCTATTCGGTGCCCGGCCTGTGGCCGGGAGCGAACATCCTGGTCGTGCTGACCTTGGCGGCCGTGCTGTGCGCCATGCACGCGTACACCTTCAGCCAGATCGGGGCGGCCGCTCCGCGGGCCGGTGCTGACTACACGCTGGCCAGCCGCACGCTGACCCCCTGGTTAGCGTTTCCGGCCAGTTTTGCGCTGGTGCTGTTCAGCGGTCTGGTAGCGGGCAGCCTCATCGCGTGGATCCCAACCGTGGCGCTGCCCGCCCTGCTGCGCGCGTCGGGCGTCCTCTACAACGCTGCATGGGCGACCAGCCTCGCCGATTTCAGTGCCAGCACCACGGGCATTCTTGTGTTCGGGACCGTTGGCGTGCTGATCACGCTGGTCACGCTCTTCTACCCGACCCGAACCGTGGTCCGCATGATGGGGATCGGCTTCGTCTTGGGTCTGGTGGCCTGGGCGGTGATCCTCTTCGCCTTCGGCACGGGAAGTGAGCAGAGCTTCCAGTCGGGCTGGAACCAATCCGTTCCCTCGCTGCCCTACGACCAGGTCATCCCCACCGCCGAGTCGAACGGGATGGTCCTGGACACCAGCTTCGGCAACACGGCCATCGCCGGGCTGATCATGGGGTTCTGGATCTTTTACGGCTACTACATCCCCACCTTCTTCGCCGGTGAGGTGAAAGAGGCGCCGCGCACCCTGCTGTCAGGGGCGTGGGGATCGTTGGCCGTGACCTGGGCGATCTTCACCGGCGGCGTCCTCCTGTTCACGCGCTTCGTGCCGCAGGACTGGATGGCCGCACAGGGCTACCTGTTCATCAATGGGGTGGAGGGTGCGAACCCGTTCGTGACCTTCTACGCCAGCGTGCTGCAGCCGAACGTCCTCCTCTTCCTGCTAATGGCGGTCGGCTTTATCTACACCCTGATCAACCTGGCGCAGACCTACTTCTTCTATGCCAGCCGGATCATGTTCGCGTGGGCCTTCGATCGGGTTGTACCCGAGTGGATCGCCGAGGTCCACCCGGAGACCGGCAGCCCGCGCAACGCGGTCATGACCATCGCCGTGCTCGCTGAGTTGGGGGTGCTCGCGTCCGCCTTCTTCAGCGTGCTCTTCGTCCAGCTGAACTTCGTCTTCTATGCAGCGATCACGATGACCGTTCCGATCGTAGCCGCCATCGTCTATCCCTACCGCAAGCGCCAGCTGTGGGAGACCGGCGCGGGTCACGTGCGGGCCATGATCTTTGGCCTGCCGAGCATGACCGTAGTCGGGATCGGGACCCTTGCCTTCATCCTCCTGCTGGTAGCCTCGCCCTTCATCTGGCCGGCGGTCGGCTTCGGAGAGCAGCAGGGTGCAGCGGTGGCGGTCTTCGTCTCGATCATCATCGTCGGCCTGGTGATCTTTGCCGTCGCGCGCTGGTATCGCCAACGCGAGGAGGGGCTCGACATCATGGCCACCTTCGCGGAGATCCCGCCGGCGTAG
- a CDS encoding FGGY family carbohydrate kinase, whose amino-acid sequence MSPDLLLAIDQGTTSTRAFVFDRGLRVMASASRPIRIQHPRPGWAEQNPDEILESVVECTAEVLASCGGPERIAAVGLDNQGETVVAWDETTGAALSPAIVWQCRRSEPIVERLRSAGLEPELRRLTGLPLDPYFSAGKMTWLLEEVPAVQTAASRRTLRLGTVDAWLTWNLAGEALTDASTASRTQLLDIHSLTWNDRLLDTFGVPRAALPRIVPSAGPAGNLHHARWGPAGLPLMALVCDQQAALIGHGCVQPGQMKATYGTGVFVLAVAGPQPPVADGLLSTVGWQLRDERTTYALDGGVFTAGSLLDWLRDGLGLLANPAESEELARSVPDTAGVQLLPALAGIGAPWWRPRARGVIAGLTAATTRAHIARAALDGIGHRVADIVEAMTVAMDRPPLTLRVDGGLTGNGYLLQRQADLLDMPLEVASSVEATALGAAGLAGIGLGWIEAAQIGAANPPVRTVRPLMADVDRLRERAAWRRFVEKAADLGDGMHGAAHAALTGKEGKSSVIG is encoded by the coding sequence GTGAGCCCCGACCTGCTGCTGGCCATCGACCAGGGCACGACCAGCACGCGCGCATTCGTGTTCGACCGAGGCCTTCGAGTCATGGCGTCGGCCTCGCGTCCGATCCGGATCCAGCATCCGCGCCCCGGATGGGCTGAGCAGAACCCGGACGAGATCCTGGAATCGGTGGTTGAGTGCACCGCGGAGGTGCTGGCCAGCTGTGGTGGCCCGGAGCGGATTGCGGCCGTTGGCCTCGACAACCAGGGGGAGACGGTAGTCGCCTGGGACGAGACGACCGGCGCAGCGCTGTCGCCGGCCATCGTCTGGCAATGCCGACGGAGCGAGCCGATCGTCGAGCGCCTCCGCTCGGCGGGCCTCGAGCCTGAGCTCCGCCGGCTAACTGGGCTGCCGCTCGACCCCTACTTCTCTGCCGGAAAGATGACCTGGCTGCTCGAGGAGGTCCCGGCCGTCCAGACCGCGGCGTCCCGTCGGACCCTCCGCCTCGGGACCGTCGACGCCTGGCTCACCTGGAACCTCGCCGGCGAGGCGCTCACCGACGCATCCACGGCGTCGCGCACCCAGTTGCTCGACATTCATTCCCTCACCTGGAACGATCGGTTGCTCGATACCTTCGGCGTTCCGCGCGCGGCCCTCCCGCGCATCGTTCCAAGCGCCGGACCGGCCGGCAACCTCCACCATGCCCGCTGGGGCCCCGCCGGCCTGCCGCTTATGGCGCTCGTCTGCGACCAGCAGGCTGCCCTGATCGGTCACGGCTGCGTTCAGCCCGGCCAGATGAAGGCGACGTACGGGACGGGCGTCTTCGTGCTGGCGGTGGCTGGACCGCAGCCGCCGGTGGCCGATGGCCTGCTCAGTACGGTCGGCTGGCAGCTTCGCGATGAGCGGACCACCTACGCACTCGATGGCGGTGTCTTCACCGCTGGTTCGCTCCTCGACTGGCTGCGCGACGGCCTCGGATTGCTGGCCAATCCTGCCGAGAGCGAAGAGCTCGCTCGCAGCGTCCCTGACACCGCCGGCGTTCAGCTGCTTCCCGCGCTTGCCGGGATTGGAGCGCCGTGGTGGCGGCCGCGCGCCCGGGGCGTTATCGCCGGGCTGACCGCTGCGACCACCCGCGCCCACATTGCCCGCGCGGCGCTCGACGGGATTGGCCACCGGGTGGCCGACATCGTCGAGGCGATGACCGTGGCGATGGATCGTCCACCACTGACCCTCCGCGTCGACGGTGGGCTGACCGGCAATGGGTATCTGCTGCAACGCCAGGCGGACCTGCTCGACATGCCCCTCGAGGTGGCCTCCTCGGTTGAGGCGACGGCGCTTGGCGCCGCCGGCCTAGCAGGGATCGGCCTCGGTTGGATCGAGGCCGCCCAGATCGGGGCGGCCAACCCGCCTGTTCGGACGGTGAGGCCGCTGATGGCGGACGTCGACCGCCTGCGTGAGCGCGCGGCCTGGCGGCGGTTCGTTGAGAAAGCCGCGGATCTCGGTGATGGGATGCACGGCGCCGCTCACGCGGCACTGACTGGGAAGGAGGGCAAATCATCAGTCATCGGTTGA
- a CDS encoding SRPBCC domain-containing protein has protein sequence MKRLLEDEILVDAPRDRLWELVDDLPAIQRILPGCEELEQLAPNRYRAVMRTKIQFITLRVQGTAELVDLHPPDHVRLAISGRPIGLIGSFVVSVPIDVTEADGQTRAVYAIELELTGRLAAFGAPILRATVKAQVREMMENLRRELLSQRGDASAAAL, from the coding sequence GTGAAGCGGCTGCTCGAAGACGAGATCCTGGTCGACGCTCCCCGCGATCGACTGTGGGAGCTCGTGGACGATCTCCCCGCCATTCAACGAATCCTTCCAGGATGCGAGGAGCTCGAGCAACTCGCCCCGAACCGCTACCGAGCTGTGATGCGGACGAAGATTCAGTTCATCACCCTGCGGGTACAGGGCACTGCGGAGCTGGTGGACCTGCATCCGCCGGATCACGTTCGGCTGGCGATCAGCGGACGTCCCATCGGCCTGATCGGTTCGTTTGTCGTCAGCGTACCGATCGACGTGACCGAGGCCGACGGCCAGACCCGGGCGGTCTACGCGATCGAGCTCGAGCTCACCGGCCGCTTGGCCGCCTTTGGCGCGCCGATTCTGCGCGCGACGGTCAAGGCCCAGGTGCGCGAGATGATGGAGAACTTGCGTCGTGAGCTCCTCAGCCAGCGTGGCGATGCGTCGGCGGCGGCGTTGTGA
- a CDS encoding FAD-dependent oxidoreductase: MTRRQLERVQAVVIGGGVIGCAVLRELAQRGVDAVLLEAEPSIGEGTSKANSAIVHTGFDAHPGTTEAEMLRRAALLWPAVIDELSVPFLQVGALMLGRDMAEATRLRDEVASNAARLGVETNLLDRDELRRVAPYVTRGAAAALSIPGESVIDPFWLTRRYAEAGIVAGGRVLTDAAVVRLEVTPQRVTLHTDGAGSMAADQVFNCAGLWADHLAGLAGDRSFRLRPRRGQFLVSEESFGVEQIILPLPGPMGKGMLVTPIVFGGLLLGPTAEDGMDKQNRSTDAEGRRRILAACTAMVPAVEDMVPIRQFTGLRAVSSTGDYILRPSTRGDRLYHVTGIRSTGISASPAVAERVVEEAAKLRGWRPRAAGARVVEPAFEEAAGELICICRSVSRGELIGAVRQVVGAATVDAAKRACGVTFGDCQGNLCTVAVAQTIAAETGRTADAMLKHRGGSWLIAPGEPGATEGGSRHRRPVAPNVVDLVVVGGGLAGVGAALAARETDTRVLIIERRGRWGGALGSRPALLTDEERHALDELKNEIAKGQVSGWLEAAVTGLLPAGSGWTVQVQTADGGIELSARAVLVATGGYVEPREHLPIAGPRGSGVVTSDFVEAALDSGWLPGRRPVVVGHGRTAELSIDRLRGAGLVVNQVDTADPAVIEAIRGDRRLEAVMVNGAWMDADTLVLAHRLLPAAFLLRGLGLVDGRPGIAAPSEVDGQTELAGLWVAGSCRSPDVDHRTALADGRLVGAACSAAAEVVR; encoded by the coding sequence GTGACTCGGCGGCAACTGGAGCGCGTTCAAGCGGTCGTAATCGGCGGAGGGGTGATCGGGTGCGCCGTGCTGCGCGAGCTGGCGCAGCGCGGTGTTGATGCCGTCCTGCTCGAGGCCGAACCATCCATCGGTGAGGGGACCAGCAAGGCCAACAGCGCGATCGTGCATACCGGGTTCGATGCGCACCCCGGCACGACCGAGGCGGAGATGCTGCGGCGAGCGGCGCTCCTGTGGCCCGCGGTTATCGATGAGCTGAGCGTCCCCTTCCTCCAGGTCGGTGCGCTGATGCTGGGGCGCGACATGGCTGAGGCGACTCGACTGCGCGACGAGGTGGCGTCGAATGCCGCGCGCTTGGGCGTCGAGACCAATCTGCTCGATCGCGACGAGCTGCGCCGGGTAGCACCCTATGTCACGCGAGGCGCCGCGGCCGCGCTCTCGATCCCTGGCGAGTCCGTGATCGATCCGTTTTGGCTGACTCGACGCTATGCAGAGGCGGGCATCGTCGCCGGAGGGCGTGTGCTGACTGACGCCGCGGTCGTGAGGCTGGAGGTCACCCCACAGCGGGTGACGCTGCACACCGACGGGGCTGGGTCGATGGCCGCCGACCAGGTCTTCAACTGCGCAGGTCTGTGGGCCGATCATCTCGCCGGCCTGGCCGGCGATCGCAGCTTCCGCCTACGGCCGCGCCGTGGACAGTTCCTGGTCAGCGAAGAGTCATTCGGGGTGGAGCAGATCATCCTGCCGCTGCCAGGCCCCATGGGGAAGGGCATGTTGGTGACCCCCATCGTCTTCGGTGGCCTGCTGCTCGGCCCGACGGCAGAGGACGGCATGGATAAGCAAAACCGCTCTACGGACGCCGAAGGGCGCCGACGCATCCTCGCGGCCTGCACCGCCATGGTCCCTGCCGTCGAGGACATGGTCCCGATTCGTCAGTTCACCGGTCTCCGTGCGGTCTCGAGCACCGGTGACTACATCCTGCGTCCGTCGACGAGGGGTGATCGCCTGTATCACGTGACAGGCATCCGTTCCACGGGAATCAGTGCCTCTCCAGCCGTGGCGGAGCGTGTCGTCGAGGAGGCGGCGAAGCTTCGAGGCTGGCGGCCGAGGGCAGCGGGCGCGCGTGTCGTCGAACCAGCATTCGAGGAGGCAGCTGGCGAGCTGATCTGCATCTGTCGTTCCGTCAGCCGAGGCGAGCTCATCGGCGCGGTGCGACAGGTGGTTGGGGCTGCGACGGTCGATGCTGCCAAACGCGCGTGCGGCGTGACCTTCGGGGACTGTCAGGGCAACCTGTGCACCGTGGCGGTCGCTCAGACGATCGCGGCAGAGACCGGCCGGACGGCGGATGCGATGCTCAAGCACCGCGGTGGCTCGTGGTTGATCGCCCCAGGTGAGCCTGGCGCGACCGAGGGTGGGAGCCGTCATCGACGCCCAGTGGCGCCGAACGTCGTGGACCTGGTGGTTGTCGGAGGCGGCCTCGCCGGTGTTGGGGCCGCTCTCGCGGCGCGGGAGACCGATACCCGGGTCCTCATCATCGAGCGGCGCGGTCGATGGGGCGGAGCGCTCGGCTCTCGGCCGGCCCTGCTGACGGATGAGGAGCGCCATGCGCTGGATGAGTTGAAGAACGAGATCGCCAAGGGCCAGGTCTCCGGCTGGCTGGAGGCCGCCGTGACCGGCCTCCTCCCCGCAGGGAGCGGCTGGACTGTCCAGGTTCAGACCGCTGATGGAGGCATCGAGCTTTCTGCCCGCGCCGTCCTGGTGGCAACCGGGGGATACGTCGAGCCACGCGAGCACCTGCCGATAGCTGGCCCGCGCGGCAGCGGGGTCGTCACCAGCGACTTCGTCGAGGCTGCCCTCGACTCCGGATGGTTGCCAGGGCGGCGGCCGGTCGTGGTGGGTCATGGCCGCACGGCGGAGCTCAGCATCGATCGGCTGCGTGGTGCAGGGCTGGTCGTCAATCAGGTTGACACGGCCGACCCGGCCGTGATCGAAGCGATCCGCGGCGACCGTCGACTCGAGGCCGTCATGGTCAATGGGGCCTGGATGGACGCCGATACCCTGGTTCTGGCGCACCGACTCTTGCCGGCCGCCTTCCTGCTCCGCGGGTTGGGGCTCGTCGACGGGAGGCCCGGCATTGCCGCGCCATCCGAAGTAGACGGCCAGACGGAGCTTGCCGGCCTGTGGGTGGCCGGCAGCTGCCGGAGTCCGGATGTCGATCATCGCACCGCCCTGGCTGACGGTCGGCTTGTCGGGGCGGCGTGCAGCGCCGCGGCCGAGGTGGTTCGGTGA
- a CDS encoding GntR family transcriptional regulator, with amino-acid sequence MADESRERLPEGARDGLGLAQGATRGLAAYLQIEEELASRIEEGVLAVGDRIPAERQLASQMGVSRMTVRQALARLEHRGLVSREQGRGTFVSEPKLRHQATALRGFFQESVGQGVLPVTRTIERGRVYATKGLAATLGLLPGEEIYKVVRLRFARGVATVFETSFFPASRFPGLLEMDLDHGSIYGLMDRHYHARPVRGVQAMESVAAERPEAELLGVPVGSPLMLLERTAWDDGGHAVEHARDLYRGDRSRFLAELTL; translated from the coding sequence ATGGCCGATGAGTCCCGGGAACGGCTGCCAGAGGGCGCGCGAGACGGCCTTGGCCTCGCGCAGGGGGCCACTCGGGGGTTAGCCGCCTACCTCCAGATCGAGGAGGAGTTGGCGAGCCGCATCGAGGAGGGGGTTCTGGCGGTTGGCGACCGGATCCCGGCGGAGCGCCAACTAGCCAGCCAGATGGGGGTGAGCCGCATGACGGTTCGCCAGGCGCTTGCCCGCCTCGAGCATCGCGGCCTGGTGAGCCGAGAGCAGGGCCGCGGCACGTTCGTCTCCGAGCCTAAGCTGCGCCACCAGGCAACCGCTCTGCGCGGCTTCTTTCAAGAATCCGTCGGCCAGGGCGTCCTGCCGGTGACGCGCACCATCGAACGCGGGCGCGTCTACGCGACGAAAGGGCTCGCCGCGACCCTGGGGCTCCTCCCCGGTGAGGAGATCTACAAGGTCGTTCGGCTGCGCTTCGCCCGCGGGGTGGCTACGGTGTTCGAGACCTCGTTCTTCCCCGCCTCCCGCTTCCCCGGGCTGCTCGAGATGGATCTCGACCATGGCTCGATCTACGGGCTCATGGACCGCCACTATCACGCGCGACCGGTTCGCGGCGTGCAGGCCATGGAATCGGTGGCCGCCGAGCGGCCCGAGGCGGAGCTATTGGGCGTACCTGTCGGCAGCCCGCTCATGCTCCTGGAGCGCACGGCCTGGGATGACGGCGGGCACGCGGTCGAGCACGCGCGCGATCTCTATCGCGGCGATCGGAGCCGATTCTTAGCGGAGCTGACCCTGTGA